In Longimicrobium sp., the DNA window CTCGCACTTCGCACTCTCCCGCTTGACCCAACCGCCGCCGGGGCTTACGATTCGGGCACCGGCGGTCCGCCGGCTCTCCCACCTACATCCTCCGGAGGTCCCGTTGCGCTCCTGGCGAATCCTTTCGCTCGTCCCCGTATTGCTGTTGTCCGCGGCCTGCACCGGGGCCGCCCAGGGCCGCGGCAGCGCGCCCGGTCAGCCGGGCGGCGCGGCGCCCGCCGCCACCGTCGAGCGCTTCATGCGGCTGGTGGCCGAGAAGAACTACGTGCAGATGGGCAACATCTTCGGCACCAGCCAGGGGCCCATCAGCCAGCGGGACCCGCAGCCCGAGGTGCAGCGCCGCATGTACGCCATCGCCAGCATCCTCGAGAACCAGCGCTTCGTGATCCGCGGCGAGCAGCCGATCCCCGGCCGCATCGGCGAGGCGGTGCAGCTCACCGTGCAGGTCACCCAGCGCGGCCAGGCGCGCGACGTCCCCTTCGTGGTGGTCAAGGGCGGCGACCGCTGGTACGTGGAGCAGATCGACCTGGAGCGGGTCACGCGGACGCAGTAACGGCAGTGCTAAGTGCTTAGTCCTTAGTGCGTTAGTGGCGGACGGCCGCCTTTTGCACTCCTACCAAGCACTTAGGACTAAGGACTAAGGACTCAGCACTTCAGTCCCGGTGCTCGAGGAGCTCGATCAGGACGCCGCCGGTGCTCTTCGGGTGGAGGAAGGCCACCATGTGGCCGGCGGCGCCGGGGCGGGGCTCCTCGTCGATCAGCCGGGCGCCGGCGGCGCGCCAGCGGGCCAGCTCGGCGCGCAGGTCGCCGACGCGGTAGCACAGATGGTGCATCCCCGCCCCGCGCTTCGCGAGGAACTTCGCCACGGCGGAGTCGTCGCGGGTGGGGGCCAGCAGCTCCAGGCGGCCCGGGCCACGGCCGACGAAGACGACTTCGACGCCCTGCTGCTCGACGCGCTCGCGGCCGTACCCCTTCCCACCCGTGATAGATTCGAAGGTGGGGAGCGACTCGTCCAGCGAGTGCACGGCGATGCCGACGTGGTCCAGCGCCCGCTCGGTCATCCGTCTCCTCGGGAAGGCAGTTTGGGAGAGTCTACAGTCCAGGGTGGCCGGAGGAAGCTAGCCCGCGGCCGCGGGTCCGGCTACCGTTCTTCTAGCAAGGAAGGAACGAGATGGCGGACAGCGACAAGGTGATCACCGTCACCGACGACAACTTCAAGGAGGTCACCGGCGGCGCGGGGCTGTCGATGATCGACTTCTGGGCCGTGTGGTGCGGCCCCTGCCGGATGATCGCGCCGATCGTGGAGCAGCTCGCCGACGAGTACGCCGGCAAGATCACGGTCGGCAAGCTCGACGTGGACAGCAACCAGCGCACGGCCTCGCAGTACGGCGTGCGCTCCATCCCCACCGTCCTCTTCTTCAAGGACGGCCAGGTGGTGGACCAGGTGATCGGCGCCGTGCCGCGGCCCGCCCTGGAGAGCAAGATCAAGCAGCACCTGAACGGCGCGGCCTGAAGCCGCTCGCGGAGCCGGAGGGGGCCCGGACGGCCTCCTCCGGCTCCCGTGTTTTGCGCGGGATTCCGCGCTCTGCCGGACCGGTCCGCGTCCGCGCGGCGGGGAAAGCCCGTGGCGGGAAACGTCTTGCGCCGCGGGCACGCTTCGTGTAGCCGGCTTGCGCCAGCGCCGGCGCCGCCCCTCCCACCGTCCCACCCGATAATGTACCAGTTCCCGCACGAGGCCGCGTTCCTGCCGCGGACCAAGCTGTGCTACGCCAACCTCCCCGGCATCCTGAGCGACGGCAAGCGCGACCGGGCCGCGCGCGTCCCCGGCTACGTCTCGATCCAGCTGGGCGAGCGCTGCTACCTGGTGTTCCTGCGCGGCGGCGAGCCCTTCAACGCGGCGCGGCTGCAGCCCGACTCGCGCGGGCCGGTGGCGCTGGCCGAGGTGCTGCGCGTGGCGGGGACGGAGAGCGAGCGCGGCGAGGGCGGGCAGATCGGCTACTACGGCGCGCCCGAGGGGCTGCTGCAGGCCATGCTGGCCACGCTGCTGAACCCGCCGGTGGTGTGGGACGACCCGATCGACACCGCGCGCCCCGACCAGCTCTTCCCCCACCTGCGCGACCGGCGCTTCACGGGGGTGCTGGAGGTGAGCGACGGGCGGCGCTTCCACTACGTGCGCTTCGAGGACGGCGCCTTCCGCGAGGGGTGGTTCACCGAGCGCGACCCGGGGGTGCCGCTGGGCGACTTCGTGCGCTCGGTGTTCGAGGCGGCGGGCCCGCGGCTGCGGGCGACCCCCTTCCCCGCCTGCGAGGAGATGCCGGTGCAGGCGGGTCCGGGCTTCGTGGACCTCTACCGCCGCATCGTGGGCGGGACGCTGCGCGAGCTGTCGCAGGCGATGGGGCGCGAGACGGCGCTCGGGCTGCTGCGCCGCGGGCAGTCGCTGGCGGCGCTGGAGCACCCGGCGGTGGCGGCCTTCCAGGTGACCGACGAGGGGCGCATCTCGGGAGACCCGGTCGCGAGCCCCGACGTCCTGACCGCGGGGGTGGCGGCGTGGCTCACCGAGGTGCTGATCGCCGCGTCGGACCACCACGGGGTGGACCCGGGCGCGGTGATCGAGAAGACGGCGCGCGACAGCCGCTTCGTCCTCTCCGAGGCCGGCTTCTTCCAGCGGCTGCCGTGGGCGCTGGCGCTGTGAAGTGCGTTAGTGCTTAGTGTTTTAGTCCTTAGTACCCGGTGCCAGCCTCGTCCGCACGCGTCATCTAAAACACTAAGGACTAAGCACTAAGGACTAAGCACTTGATACTTCTTCCCCGGACCTGACTGACCCCGCCCGTGGCGCTCTTCGTCGTCAGCACCCCGATCGGCAACCTGGGCGACGTCACCCACCGCGCGCTGGAGACGCTGCGCGCGGCGGACGTGGTGCTGGCCGAGGACACGCGGCGCACCTCCATCCTGCTGCGCCACTTCGGGATCGGCACGCGCCTGGTCTCCGCGCACGAGCACAACGAGGCGGCCCGCGCGGCGCTGGTGGTGGAGATGCTGCGCGAGGGGAAGCGGGTGGCGCTCGTCTCCGACGCGGGGACGCCGCTGCTTTCCGACCCCGGCGCGCGCATCGTCCGCGAGGTCGTGGACGCGGGGTTCGAGGTAGTGCCCATCCCCGGCGCGTCGGCGCTGCTGGCGGCGCTGGTGGGGTCGGGGATCGCGGCCGACACCTTCACCTTCCTGGGCTTCCCCCCGCGCAAGGGCCCCGAGCGCGCC includes these proteins:
- the trxA gene encoding thioredoxin, which translates into the protein MADSDKVITVTDDNFKEVTGGAGLSMIDFWAVWCGPCRMIAPIVEQLADEYAGKITVGKLDVDSNQRTASQYGVRSIPTVLFFKDGQVVDQVIGAVPRPALESKIKQHLNGAA
- the mce gene encoding methylmalonyl-CoA epimerase; translation: MTERALDHVGIAVHSLDESLPTFESITGGKGYGRERVEQQGVEVVFVGRGPGRLELLAPTRDDSAVAKFLAKRGAGMHHLCYRVGDLRAELARWRAAGARLIDEEPRPGAAGHMVAFLHPKSTGGVLIELLEHRD
- the rsmI gene encoding 16S rRNA (cytidine(1402)-2'-O)-methyltransferase, which encodes MALFVVSTPIGNLGDVTHRALETLRAADVVLAEDTRRTSILLRHFGIGTRLVSAHEHNEAARAALVVEMLREGKRVALVSDAGTPLLSDPGARIVREVVDAGFEVVPIPGASALLAALVGSGIAADTFTFLGFPPRKGPERAELLEEVAASPRAAVLYESPNRVGKLLADLAEACGPSRRVAVARELTKLHEEFFRGTLAEGAERFGAGEVLGEIVVVVEGRSKDVQAEGEVDALAAESLAKALLAQGQSPSAVARELRRRLGISRNDAYRIAQEAAEAT